The proteins below come from a single Malus sylvestris chromosome 3, drMalSylv7.2, whole genome shotgun sequence genomic window:
- the LOC126616304 gene encoding uncharacterized protein LOC126616304 has protein sequence MAMKKIALVVLVVAVCISAAMAAAPVKGAAATTSAATPTAATTAAATPAAAATAGPVASTPAPNGSSMNAVGSLVGASLLSFLAIYLN, from the coding sequence ATGGCCATGAAGAAGATTGCCTTGGTTGTCCTCGTAGTTGCCGTCTGCATCAGCGCAGCAATGGCTGCTGCACCTGTAAAGGGCGCTGCAGCCACCACCTCTGCAGCCACCCCCACTGCAGCCACCACCGCTGCAGCCACCCCCGCCGCTGCAGCCACAGCTGGCCCTGTAGCTTCTACTCCAGCACCTAATGGAAGTAGCATGAACGCCGTTGGATCTCTGGTTGGAGCTTCACTCTTGTCCTTCTTGGCCATTTACTTGAACTAA
- the LOC126616306 gene encoding zinc transporter ZTP29-like has product MVSQVLVALALSLVGGLSTSFGECTLVIVNETPNLKMLGLLQGFAAGLMLSISFLDLAHNAINSIGFLKGNLWFFGGVIFFAFIANFIPEPTLAPISKKDEGGKDTLKKQRRQVLFSGIVTAIGISLHNLPEGMAVFLGSMKGLRVGVNLALAIALHNIPEGVAVALPVYFATQSKWQAFKLATLSGLAEPLGVVIVAYLFPSSLSPEILEGLLGSVGGVMAFLTLHEMLPLAFDYAGQKQAIKAVFLGMAFMSASLYFLEISLPQDMSL; this is encoded by the exons ATGGTTTCTCAGGTTTTGGTGGCTCTCGCGCTGTCACTCGTGGGTGGACTCAGTACTTCATTCGGTGA GTGCACTTTAGTAATTGTCAATGAGACTCCGAATTTGAAGATGCTTGGGCTTTTACAG GGTTTTGCTGCAGGTCTGATGCTAAGCATATCATTCCTAGATTTGGCTCACAATGCTATCAACTCAATTGGTTTTTTAAAAGGCAATCTATGG TTTTTTGGAGGTGTCATATTCTTTGCTTTCATTGCCAATTTTATTCCAGAACCAACTCTTGCTCCTATTTCAAAG AAAGATGAAGGGGGCAAGGACACTTTGAAAAAGCAGCGCCGACAAGTTTTATTCAGTGGGATAGTAACAGCAATAG GCATAAGTTTACACAACCTTCCAGAAGGAATGGCCGTGTTTCTTGGATCAATGAAG GGCCTTCGTGTTGGTGTGAACTTGGCCTTGGCCATTGCCTTACACAACATCCCAGAG GGTGTTGCTGTTGCGCTTCCTGTTTATTTTGCAACACAGAG CAAATGGCAGGCATTCAAGTTGGCAACGCTTTCCGGTTTAGCTGAGCCTTTGGGTGTCGTAATTGTAG CCTATCTATTCCCAAGCAGCTTGAGTCCTGAAATTCTTGAAGGCCTGCTCGGATCAG TTGGTGGAGTGATGGCTTTTCTAACTCTCCATGAGATGCTGCCCTTGGCGTTTGATTATGCGGGGCAAAAGCAAGCCATCAAGGCCGTGTTTTTGGGAATGGCCTTCATGTCTGCAAG CCTTTACTTTCTTGAAATCAGCCTACCACAGGACATGAGCTTGTAG
- the LOC126616293 gene encoding cytochrome c-type biogenesis protein CcmE homolog, mitochondrial-like, translating into MATRIALRLKSHLLRATTPIHHHPIKYPPSIFTRLSNPHLHPPSNPHLPFTLRFFSTARRGPTRPKPVDIGARARQLQTRRLWTYALTFSCIAGFIVIVLNSFQDQLVFYVTPTDAIEKYSTNPSKSKFRVGGLVLEGSVVQPSSSPEMEFVVTDLMTDILVRYKGSLPDLFREGHSVVVEGFVKPFTDEIRKEISTKSISEKARTGECYFAATEVLAKHDEKYMPGEVAAAIEKNKKKLEEAGAGAGEDGKDGKDAKSE; encoded by the coding sequence ATGGCCACTCGCATCGCCCTCCGCCTCAAATCCCACCTCCTCCGCGCCACAACCCCGATCCACCACCACCCCATCAAATATCCACCGTCCATCTTCACCCGACTCTCCAACCCTCATCTCCACCCTCCATCAAATCCCCATCTTCCCTTCACCCTCCGTTTCTTCTCCACCGCCCGCCGCGGCCCAACCCGCCCCAAACCCGTCGACATCGGTGCCCGCGCCCGCCAGCTCCAAACCCGCCGACTCTGGACCTACGCTCTGACCTTCAGCTGCATCGCCGGATTCATTGTCATTGTCCTCAACAGCTTCCAAGACCAGCTCGTCTTCTACGTCACGCCAACCGACGCAATCGAGAAGTACTCCACAAACCCAAGCAAGAGCAAGTTCCGGGTCGGCGGCCTGGTCCTCGAAGGCAGCGTCGTCCAGCCGTCCTCCTCGCCGGAGATGGAGTTCGTCGTCACCGATTTGATGACCGATATCTTGGTCCGGTACAAGGGATCATTGCCCGATTTGTTCCGGGAGGGTCACTCGGTGGTGGTGGAGGGATTTGTGAAGCCTTTCACGGATGAAATTCGGAAGGAGATTTCGACGAAAAGCATATCGGAGAAGGCGAGGACCGGCGAGTGCTATTTCGCCGCCACCGAGGTTTTGGCCAAGCATGACGAGAAGTACATGCCGGGTGAAGTCGCCGCCGCGATtgagaagaataagaagaagctGGAGGAGGCCGGTGCCGGTGCCGGTGAAGATGGTAAAGATGGTAAAGATGCTAAGAGCGAGTAG